The nucleotide sequence CACTATCTTGCCGTTTAATCTTACTTTATTTGAAAATTCTTTTGTTATAAAAAATTTGACTTCATCATGCATGTATTCGGGCAAAAGCGGCAATATACGCTGTTCGATCTGGATTTCCTCATATTCCTTAATTGTTTTTTCCAGCCCGGCAACTGACTGCTTAATAGGTGAGACAATATCTCTTGTCAGCACTTCCGGCAAATCATGAAACAATGATGTATAAAAGTTATTGTAAATCCGCTTAGGGCATGCTTTTAATTTCAGACAGCCGAAATAAGAAAAAACAGCAACCAGAAGCATATGCCCCAACACCGAAGTTTCAGGAATTCTGGGAACCTGAGCCCAGCGTTTCTGAAAACGCAGCTGACCGCACAAGTCAACAAAGCCAAAAGACTTTCTTCTTAGTGAAATTTTCTGAACCCCGATCAAATCGTAATAATCTTCAATCTGATTTTCTATGTCACTTTTCGTCCCTTCAATGCCGTAGATAAAAGGGCTGGAATTATAAACAATTCTGAACTCCCAGTTGGTCGCAAGATAGTGGGCTGCATTGAGTATTTTTTTCTCTCTGGTGGCATCTTTTTTCTGGCTGAGATAAGTTACAAATCTGTCAAAATAATTTTCATCAGTTGCAATCAAATCCTCCCGGAGATTATCTATGACCCAGCGGTTCAGCTCATCCCCTTTTTCTTTCATCATTTTATGGAAAACGGGAGGTTTAATATCTGTAA is from Flexistipes sinusarabici DSM 4947 and encodes:
- a CDS encoding HD domain-containing protein codes for the protein MIKKGLIDKIFDAANIKRWNDHVTPMDLTELDKQAHKFIIAYLLAKNEEHERNVRIDWIALIEGGIHEFLHRVLLTDIKPPVFHKMMKEKGDELNRWVIDNLREDLIATDENYFDRFVTYLSQKKDATREKKILNAAHYLATNWEFRIVYNSSPFIYGIEGTKSDIENQIEDYYDLIGVQKISLRRKSFGFVDLCGQLRFQKRWAQVPRIPETSVLGHMLLVAVFSYFGCLKLKACPKRIYNNFYTSLFHDLPEVLTRDIVSPIKQSVAGLEKTIKEYEEIQIEQRILPLLPEYMHDEVKFFITKEFSNKVRLNGKIVYDIDQQTLHESYNEDGFDPVDGELLKTFDILAAYLEACKSIQYGVSPSQLTDAREKIEKSLKGNEVLGLDLTEFFE